A stretch of the Aegilops tauschii subsp. strangulata cultivar AL8/78 chromosome 4, Aet v6.0, whole genome shotgun sequence genome encodes the following:
- the LOC120963579 gene encoding uncharacterized protein translates to MAESSATGGRRGKTKETETMEEMMDRLDLTEKERTKLVVDDEEDQREDELHALIGKVLHRKVLHVNTIGEALRPAWGNPRELNFRPLGENVFVASFMKKRDSDLIFDGGPWMVGKHCVVLERFNIRPRPSELKFEKIKIWVRVINLPFNLLCPPWPKRIAAMVGEVITLNADDKGFAFGDCLRIRAWIRVDEPLMRWVQLEKARTKETEFFDIQYENLPYFCFSCGLLGHGELLCPTLAGRDEYGRPPYREALRKRQNEESESSGSIDDSRDSKKKKEDEKAAKSVAEAVQQPHGSQ, encoded by the exons ATGGCGGAGTCAAGCGCCAcgggaggaaggagagggaagACGAAGGAGACAGAGACAATGGAAGAGATGATGGATCGGCTAGATCTGACAGAGAAGGAGAGGACAAAATTGGTCgttgatgatgaggaagatcagcGGGAGGATGAGCTCCATGCGCTGATCGGAAAGGTGCTGCATCGGAAAGTACTTCATGTGAACACCATTGGAGAAGCTCTTCGCCCAGCGTGGGGTAATCCAAGGGAGCTGAATTTTAGGCCGTTGGGCGAGAATGTCTTTGTGGCGAGTTTCATGAAAAAACGCGATAGCGATCTAATCTTCGATGGAGGTCCATGGATGGTGGGAAAACATTGTGTGGTTTTGGAAAGGTTCAACATCAGACCGCGTCCCTCGGAGCTCAAGTTTGAAAAGATCAAGATTTGGGTGCGAGTGATTAACCTTCCGTTTAACTTGCTGTGTCCGCCATGGCCAAAGCGCATAGCAGCTATGGTGGGAGAGGTGATAACCCTAAATGCTGATGACAAAGGGTTTGCTTTTGGTGACTGTTTGAGAATCAGAGCATGGATTCGTGTGGATGAACCATTGATGCGTTGGGTGCAACTGGAGAAAGCGAGAACAAAGGAGACAGAGTTCTTTGACATCCAATATGAGAACTTGCCCTATTTTTGCTTCTCATGCGGGCTGCTGGGACATGGGGAGTTGTTGTGTCCTACACTTGCGGGGAGGGATGAATATGGGAGACCCCCATACCGTGAGGCTCTGAG GAAGAGACAGAATGAGGAGAGCGAGTCGTCGGGTTCCATAGATGACAGTCGTGACTccaagaagaaaaaggaagacgAGAAGGCTGCAAAAAGTGTCGCGGAGGCTGTGCAGCAGCCCCACGGGTCGCAATGA